A genomic stretch from Hemibagrus wyckioides isolate EC202008001 linkage group LG20, SWU_Hwy_1.0, whole genome shotgun sequence includes:
- the LOC131371072 gene encoding succinate receptor 1-like codes for MDNCSSVFTPLLEKYYLSPMYGLEFAIGFIGNLVVVLGYIFCLPAWKSTNVYLFNLSVSDLIFLCTLPELSYNYAYNQKKFNSSLCVVNRYILHVNLYSSILFMMWVSVDRFLLMCHPQREHILLTLKAAVCITILNWIWVNIQIAPLIVFIIQDLEENGWTVCRDFASLGVPRVIMIYSIVLTITGYVIPLMGLFLSSQKMVSVLVKREETRGKSFQRPVRIVRSAAVMFLVLYTPLHVMRIVRIVSRIPELKLSSCVVDYINSVFIVSRPIAYLHSAINPVFYFLMTDSFKEALQDKWKQIKRMLMSAI; via the exons ATG GACAACTGCTCCAGTGTCTTTACTCCATTATTGGAGAAATATTACCTCTCGCCAATGTATGGTCTGGAATTTGCCATTGGCTTCATCGGAAACCTAGTGGTGGTCCTGGGCTATATCTTTTGCCTCCCTGCTTGGAAGTCCACTAATGTGTACCTGTTTAACCTGTCTGTGTCTGACCTCATCTTCCTGTGCACTTTACCTGAGCTGTCCTACAACTACGCTTACAACCAGAAGAAATTCAATTCTTCACTATGTGTGGTTAATCGCTACATCCTCCATGTCAACTTGTACTCCAGCATCCTTTTCATGATGTGGGTAAGTGTGGACCGGTTCTTGCTGATGTGTCACCCACAGCGGGAACACATCCTGTTGACTCTCAAGGCTGCAGTATGCATTACCATCCTGAACTGGATCTGGGTGAACATTCAAATCGCTCCGCTCATTGTCTTCATTATCCAGGACTTGGAGGAAAATGGCTGGACGGTGTGTCGTGATTTTGCAAGCCTGGGAGTTCCCCGAGTTATTATGATCTACAGCATAGTTCTCACCATAACTGGATATGTGATTCCTCTTATGGGTTTGTTTCTATCATCACAAAAGATGGTTTCTGTACTCGTTAAAAGAGAAGAAACGCGAGGGAAATCCTTCCAGAGGCCAGTAAGAATCGTGAGGTCTGCAGCAGTCATGTTTCTGGTGCTCTACACACCCCTTCACGTAATGAGGATTGTCCGTATCGTGTCTCGGATTCCTGAATTAAAATTGTCAAGCTGTGTGGTAGACTACATCAATTCAGTTTTCATAGTGTCAAGGCCAATTGCCTATTTGCACAGTGCCATTAATCCTGTCTTTTACTTCCTAATGACAGATAGCTTTAAAGAAGCACTGCAGGATAAGTGGAAGCAGATTAAAAGGATGCTAATGAGTGCAATATAA
- the LOC131341994 gene encoding succinate receptor 1-like, whose protein sequence is MYGLEFALGFIGNLVVVLGYIFCLPAWKSTNVYLFNLSLSDLIFFCTLPELSYNYTYNLKRFNSALCMINRYILNVNMYSSILFMMWVSVDRYLLLCHPQREHVLLTLKASLCITVLNWIWVTVQIAPLIVFIIQDLDQNGWTVCRDFGSLGVPKVILIYSIVLTITGYVMPLTALFQASNRMVSVLVKREELRGKSFQRPVRIVRIATILFLVLYTPIHVMRIMRFASRLPDLNLSRCAVDYINSVYIVSRPIAYFHSVINPVFYFLMTDSFKEALQDKWKQIKRVITNAL, encoded by the coding sequence ATGTATGGTCTGGAATTTGCCCTTGGCTTCATCGGAAACCTAGTGGTGGTTCTGGGCTATATCTTTTGCCTCCCTGCTTGGAAGTCCACTAATGTGTACCTGTTTAACCTGTCTTTATCTGACCTCATCTTCTTCTGCACTTTACCTGAGCTGTCCTACAACTACACTTACAACCTAAAGAGATTCAATTCTGCACTATGCATGATTAATCGCTACATCCTCAACGTGAACATGTACTCCAGCATTCTTTTCATGATGTGGGTAAGTGTGGACCGGTACTTGTTGCTGTGTCACCCACAGCGAGAACACGTCCTGTTGACTCTTAAGGCTTCACTGTGCATCACAGTCTTGAACTGGATCTGGGTGACTGTTCAAATCGCTCCTCTCATTGTCTTTATTATCCAGGACTTGGATCAAAATGGCTGGACAGTGTGTCGTGATTTTGGGAGCCTGGGAGTTCCCAAAGTTATTTTGATCTACAGCATAGTTCTCACCATAACTGGATATGTGATGCCACTGACGGCTTTGTTTCAGGCATCGAACAGGATGGTTTCTGTACTCGTGAAAAGAGAGGAATTGCGTGGGAAGTCCTTCCAAAGGCCAGTAAGAATTGTGCGGATTGCAACAATCTTGTTTCTAGTGCTCTACACACCCATCCATGTAATGAGGATTATGCGTTTTGCATCACGGCTTCCTGATTTAAATTTGTCACGGTGCGCCGTAGACTACATCAATTCGGTTTACATAGTGTCAAGGCCAATTGCTTATTTTCACAGTGTCATCAACCCTGTGTTTTACTTCCTCATGACAGATAGCTTTAAAGAAGCACTGCAGGACAAGTGGAAGCAGATTAAAAGGGTGATAACGAATGCATTATAA